A genomic window from Flintibacter sp. KGMB00164 includes:
- the cysS gene encoding cysteine--tRNA ligase translates to MLLYNSATHKKEEFTTHTPGHVEMYTCGPTVYHFAHIGNLRSYIMEDVLEKFLRYSGYDVNRVMNITDVGHLSSDADTGEDKMLKGAKREHKTVMEIAQYYTDAFFSDCAKLNIKTPDTVQPATGCIDEYIKIVSGLLEKGYAYVAGGNVYFDSSKLNRYYIFNDHNEEDLAVGVREGVEEDSNKRNKNDFVLWFTKSKFEDQALKWDSPWGVGYPGWHIECSGISLKYNGEYLDLHCGGIDNAFPHHTNEIAQSESYLGHPWCKQWFHVHHLNTNSGKMSKSKGEFLTVSLLEEKGYDPLSYRFFCLQSHYRKGLVFSWENLDNAQGAYQKLIKRIAALKEGGEPDQAVVQEYREKFLQQVGNDLNTSMAVTLLYDALKAKTDDATKLAILGDFDQVLSLSLLEKAAQVRKEQAAQKTTSAGDYTITGEGDPAVDALVLERYQAKKAKDFAKADQIRDELKAQGIEITDVPGGASWKRV, encoded by the coding sequence ATGCTGCTTTATAATTCTGCGACCCATAAAAAAGAAGAGTTTACCACCCACACGCCCGGCCATGTGGAGATGTATACCTGCGGCCCCACCGTCTACCACTTCGCCCACATCGGCAACCTGCGTTCCTACATTATGGAGGACGTGCTGGAGAAGTTCCTGCGCTACTCCGGCTATGATGTGAACCGGGTCATGAATATCACCGACGTGGGTCACCTCAGCTCCGATGCCGACACCGGCGAGGACAAGATGCTCAAGGGCGCCAAGCGGGAGCACAAGACCGTCATGGAGATCGCCCAGTACTACACCGATGCCTTCTTCTCCGACTGTGCCAAGCTGAACATCAAGACTCCCGATACCGTTCAGCCCGCCACCGGCTGCATTGATGAGTACATCAAGATCGTCTCCGGGCTGCTGGAAAAGGGCTATGCCTATGTGGCCGGCGGCAACGTGTATTTCGACTCCTCCAAGCTGAATCGGTACTATATTTTCAACGACCACAACGAGGAGGACCTGGCAGTCGGCGTGCGCGAGGGCGTGGAAGAAGACTCCAACAAGCGCAACAAGAACGATTTCGTGCTTTGGTTCACCAAGTCCAAGTTTGAGGACCAGGCCCTGAAGTGGGACTCTCCCTGGGGCGTGGGTTATCCCGGCTGGCACATTGAGTGCTCCGGCATCTCCCTGAAATATAACGGCGAGTACCTGGACCTGCACTGCGGCGGCATCGACAATGCCTTCCCCCACCACACCAACGAGATCGCCCAGTCCGAGAGCTACCTGGGTCACCCCTGGTGCAAGCAGTGGTTCCATGTTCACCACCTGAATACTAATTCCGGCAAGATGTCCAAGTCCAAGGGTGAGTTCCTGACCGTCTCCCTCCTGGAGGAGAAGGGCTATGATCCTCTCAGCTACCGTTTCTTCTGCCTGCAGTCCCACTACCGCAAGGGCCTGGTGTTCTCCTGGGAGAACCTGGACAACGCCCAGGGCGCTTACCAGAAGCTCATCAAGCGCATCGCGGCCCTGAAGGAGGGCGGCGAGCCCGACCAGGCGGTGGTGCAGGAATACCGGGAGAAGTTCCTGCAGCAGGTTGGCAACGACCTGAACACATCCATGGCGGTGACCCTGCTGTACGACGCCCTGAAGGCCAAGACCGACGACGCCACTAAGCTGGCCATCCTGGGCGACTTTGACCAGGTGCTGTCCCTGTCCCTGCTGGAGAAGGCGGCTCAGGTGCGCAAGGAGCAGGCTGCCCAGAAGACCACTTCTGCCGGCGACTACACCATCACCGGCGAGGGTGACCCTGCTGTGGACGCCCTGGTGCTGGAGCGCTATCAGGCCAAGAAGGCCAAGGATTTTGCCAAGGCTGACCAGATCCGGGATGAGCTGAAGGCTCAGGGCATTGAGATCACCGACGTGCCCGGCGGCGCCTCCTGGAAGCGCGTGTAA
- the cysE gene encoding serine O-acetyltransferase has product MFHSLMETLEAYQRRDPAARSKLEIFLLYQGVHATLYHRLAHWLYCHNWKFLARFVSQWNRFWTGIEIHPGAKIGRRFVIDHGMGIVIGETAEVGDDVLLYHGVTLGGTGKDQGKRHPTIGNNVLIGCGAKILGPFKVGDGARIAANSVVLSEVPEDATAVGIPAQIVRIAGRTTHYADDVDQTSVENPVEERIEALSARLELVERLLDEQYQSGNFVPKNMR; this is encoded by the coding sequence ATGTTTCATTCCCTGATGGAAACGCTGGAGGCCTATCAGCGCCGTGACCCGGCGGCTCGCTCCAAGCTGGAGATCTTTTTGCTGTACCAGGGGGTTCACGCCACCCTGTATCACCGCCTGGCCCACTGGTTATACTGCCATAACTGGAAGTTTTTAGCCCGGTTCGTCTCCCAGTGGAACCGGTTCTGGACGGGCATCGAGATCCACCCCGGGGCCAAGATCGGCCGTCGGTTCGTCATTGACCACGGCATGGGCATCGTCATCGGCGAAACCGCCGAAGTGGGAGACGATGTGCTTCTCTACCATGGAGTCACCCTGGGCGGCACCGGCAAGGACCAGGGCAAGCGCCACCCCACCATCGGGAACAACGTGCTCATCGGCTGCGGAGCGAAAATCCTCGGCCCCTTCAAGGTGGGAGACGGAGCGCGCATCGCGGCCAACTCCGTGGTGCTCAGCGAGGTGCCCGAGGACGCTACCGCCGTAGGAATCCCCGCCCAGATCGTCCGCATTGCCGGGCGCACCACCCACTATGCTGACGACGTGGACCAGACCAGCGTGGAAAACCCGGTGGAAGAGCGCATCGAGGCCCTCTCTGCCCGGCTAGAGCTGGTGGAGCGTCTGCTGGATGAACAGTACCAAAGCGGAAACTTTGTTCCCAAGAACATGAGATAA
- a CDS encoding helix-turn-helix transcriptional regulator gives MELKERIALARKQAGLSQEQLGEKLGVSRQAVSKWESGQNNPDVAYLAEMCRLFGVSSDWLLLGKETEQASAPARCPDCQTIVTGLDNFCPNCGCSLKAPPKEQYALVLKTGIYSPNDDTTLCQICSEGIYKPSFHLPENYSENDTHRILNNAPRVLFRGLTLDQALAIQGRFLQSSYLQICSDPTGNTPLPRLMDCPYKPDTEHGMSFSATVAAVILGVMCAILILSFL, from the coding sequence ATGGAATTAAAGGAACGCATTGCCCTGGCCCGAAAGCAGGCCGGGCTGTCTCAGGAGCAATTAGGTGAAAAGCTTGGCGTCTCCCGGCAGGCGGTAAGCAAGTGGGAAAGCGGCCAGAATAACCCCGACGTGGCCTATCTAGCTGAAATGTGCCGGCTGTTCGGCGTGTCCTCTGACTGGCTGCTGCTGGGCAAAGAGACGGAACAGGCCTCTGCTCCCGCCCGCTGCCCCGACTGTCAGACCATTGTAACAGGACTGGACAATTTCTGTCCCAACTGCGGGTGTTCTCTGAAAGCGCCCCCAAAGGAGCAGTATGCTCTGGTTTTGAAAACCGGTATCTACTCTCCTAACGATGACACCACCCTCTGCCAGATTTGCAGCGAAGGGATCTATAAGCCCAGCTTCCACCTTCCAGAAAACTATTCTGAGAATGATACCCACCGCATTTTGAACAATGCCCCCCGGGTACTGTTCCGTGGTCTGACCCTCGACCAAGCTTTGGCAATTCAAGGACGCTTTCTTCAATCAAGCTACTTACAGATCTGCTCTGACCCTACTGGCAATACTCCACTTCCCCGCCTTATGGACTGTCCCTACAAGCCGGACACAGAGCATGGTATGTCCTTTAGCGCCACAGTGGCGGCAGTCATTCTAGGAGTCATGTGTGCGATTTTGATTTTGTCCTTTCTATGA
- a CDS encoding histidine triad nucleotide-binding protein, with product MSDCLFCKIANGQIPSNKVYEDETVYAFYDIEPQAPTHFLVIPKTHIASVAEVTPENATVVAHIFAVISKVTKELGLGSYRVVSNIGEQAGQSVPHLHFHVLAGRDMTWPPG from the coding sequence ATGTCCGATTGTCTGTTTTGTAAGATCGCAAACGGCCAGATCCCGTCCAACAAGGTCTATGAGGACGAGACGGTCTATGCCTTTTACGACATCGAGCCCCAGGCGCCCACCCATTTCCTGGTGATTCCAAAGACTCACATCGCTTCCGTGGCTGAGGTCACTCCCGAAAATGCCACGGTGGTGGCCCACATCTTTGCCGTCATCTCCAAGGTGACCAAGGAGCTGGGTCTGGGGAGCTACCGGGTGGTCTCCAACATCGGCGAGCAGGCTGGTCAAAGTGTGCCCCACCTGCACTTCCACGTGTTGGCTGGCCGCGACATGACCTGGCCTCCGGGTTGA
- a CDS encoding RNA polymerase sigma factor — MGTIRTGEEVAALYRRHVGMVYQICIMLLKNVPDAEDATQTVFQKVMEYDKPFRDPEHEKAWLIVTTRNHCKNQLKHWLRTRRAGEEALQTLTWEQPEDGELWEYILSLPEKERMVIYLYYYQGYSTLEVAEILGKNPSTVRTWLVQARWKLKDILEVNEYGKP, encoded by the coding sequence ATGGGAACAATTCGTACCGGAGAGGAAGTGGCCGCCCTCTACCGGCGGCATGTGGGCATGGTCTATCAAATCTGCATAATGCTGCTGAAAAATGTGCCTGACGCGGAGGACGCCACCCAGACGGTCTTTCAAAAGGTAATGGAGTATGACAAGCCTTTTCGTGATCCGGAGCATGAGAAGGCGTGGCTCATCGTCACCACCCGCAATCACTGTAAAAACCAGCTCAAGCACTGGTTGCGTACCCGGCGGGCGGGGGAGGAAGCACTTCAAACACTGACCTGGGAACAGCCGGAGGACGGGGAACTGTGGGAATACATCCTATCTCTGCCCGAGAAGGAGCGGATGGTTATCTATCTCTACTACTATCAGGGGTATTCCACGCTGGAGGTGGCGGAGATTTTGGGGAAGAACCCATCCACCGTCCGCACATGGCTGGTACAGGCCAGGTGGAAACTGAAAGACATCTTGGAGGTGAACGAGTATGGAAAACCGTGA
- a CDS encoding sigma-70 family RNA polymerase sigma factor has translation MNRVRSKEEVADLYRRHGSMVYQICLMLLKNVPDAEDATQTVFRKVMEQDKPFRDPEHEKAWFIVTARNECRDQLKHWWRRNRESEAALQNMTCEQPEDLGLKELIWSLPEHDRLVLYLYYYQGYTAQEIAELLGKNPSTVRTWLVRARKKLKLRMEAEGYDIP, from the coding sequence ATGAACCGTGTACGCAGCAAAGAGGAAGTGGCCGACCTCTATCGCCGCCATGGGTCCATGGTGTATCAGATCTGTCTGATGCTGCTGAAAAACGTGCCGGACGCCGAGGATGCGACCCAAACCGTCTTTCGCAAGGTGATGGAGCAGGACAAGCCTTTCCGTGATCCGGAGCATGAAAAGGCGTGGTTTATCGTCACCGCCCGCAATGAGTGCCGGGACCAGCTGAAGCACTGGTGGCGCAGAAACCGGGAGAGTGAAGCCGCGCTGCAGAACATGACCTGTGAGCAGCCGGAGGATCTTGGGCTGAAAGAGCTGATCTGGAGTCTGCCGGAGCATGACCGTCTGGTGCTGTATCTCTACTATTACCAGGGCTATACCGCTCAGGAGATTGCAGAGCTGTTGGGCAAGAATCCATCCACAGTTCGCACCTGGCTGGTTCGGGCACGGAAAAAGCTGAAATTAAGAATGGAGGCGGAAGGATATGACATCCCATGA
- the alaS gene encoding alanine--tRNA ligase — MYDPKPFGLNELREMFLSFFETKGHLRLPSFSLIPQNDASLLLINSGMAPMKPFFTGEQEPPRHRVTTCQKCIRTGDIENIGKTARHGTYFEMLGNFSFGDYFKKEAIHWAWEFLTSKEWVGLDPERLYPSVFAGNETTPADDEAFRIWNEEIGIPAERIFKFGKEDNFWEHGSGPCGPCSEIYYDRGEQWGCGKPGCTVGCDCDRYIEVWNVVFSQFDNDGENHYTELKQKNIDTGMGLERLACVCQGVPSLFDVDTVMNITRKVTEITGASYGQSHATDVSLRVITDHIRSATFMICDGVLPSNEGRGYVLRRLLRRAARHGKLLGVNDPFLYTVCDTVIHENEGHYPELRERQDYITKVIRVEEENFAKTIDGGLKIFNDMLSEHKAKGESTFSGADAFKLYDTYGFPIDLTLEMVEEQGMKLDEAEFHKQMDEQRQRARKAREALGDLGWAGVEFGKDVPETEFVGYDHTAIDDAKVVALVVENEQAEEVMPGVEAIVVLDKTPFYAEMGGQVADHGVISADGVTFQVTDVQKNKGGKYMHTGKLTQGVLKVGDTVSASIDVKRRKAVMRAHSATHLLDKALRTVLGDHVHQAGSLVEEDRLRFDFTHFSALTAEELAKVSAMVNEAVLEGYDIHTDVLPIEEAKKKGAIALFGEKYGDTVRVVDMGEGYSVEFCGGTHLDNTAKVGVFHISSEFSVASGVRRIEATTGKASLEVMNRNQEMLFQAAAALKAKPGELREKAEQTMLEVKTLHQMVEKFKAKESAGEADRFLFGARQVGELKVLTATIADADANKLRQMGDMLRDKAPNVVAVLATVNGEKITFLAVCGKEAVAKGIKAGEIIKNVTDICGGKGGGKPDSAMGGGTNVLKLDDALASIDDFVAGKLN; from the coding sequence ATGTACGATCCCAAGCCCTTTGGCTTAAACGAACTGCGCGAAATGTTCCTGTCCTTCTTTGAGACCAAGGGACATCTGCGTCTGCCCAGCTTTTCCCTGATCCCCCAGAATGACGCCAGCCTGCTGCTCATTAACTCCGGCATGGCGCCCATGAAGCCCTTCTTCACCGGCGAGCAGGAGCCCCCCCGTCACCGCGTGACCACCTGCCAGAAGTGCATCCGCACCGGTGATATTGAGAACATCGGCAAGACCGCCCGTCACGGCACCTACTTTGAGATGCTGGGCAACTTCTCCTTCGGCGACTACTTCAAGAAGGAGGCCATCCACTGGGCCTGGGAGTTTCTGACCAGCAAGGAGTGGGTGGGCCTGGACCCCGAGCGCCTCTATCCTTCCGTTTTTGCCGGCAATGAGACCACTCCCGCCGACGATGAGGCCTTCCGCATCTGGAATGAGGAGATCGGCATCCCCGCCGAGCGCATCTTCAAGTTCGGCAAGGAGGATAACTTCTGGGAGCACGGCTCCGGCCCCTGCGGTCCCTGCTCCGAAATCTACTACGACCGCGGCGAGCAGTGGGGCTGCGGCAAGCCCGGCTGCACCGTGGGCTGCGACTGCGACCGTTATATCGAGGTCTGGAACGTGGTATTCTCCCAGTTCGACAACGATGGTGAGAACCACTACACTGAGCTCAAGCAGAAGAACATCGATACCGGTATGGGCTTGGAGCGTCTGGCCTGCGTGTGCCAGGGCGTGCCCTCCCTGTTTGACGTGGATACCGTCATGAATATCACCCGCAAGGTCACTGAGATCACCGGCGCCTCCTACGGCCAGAGCCACGCCACCGACGTGTCTCTGCGCGTGATCACCGACCACATCCGCTCCGCCACCTTCATGATCTGCGACGGCGTGCTGCCTTCCAACGAGGGCCGCGGCTATGTGCTGCGCCGTCTGCTGCGCCGGGCTGCCCGCCACGGCAAACTCCTGGGTGTGAACGATCCCTTCCTGTACACCGTGTGTGACACCGTCATCCACGAGAACGAGGGCCACTACCCCGAGCTGCGGGAGCGCCAGGATTATATCACCAAGGTCATCCGCGTGGAGGAGGAGAACTTCGCCAAGACCATCGACGGCGGCCTGAAGATTTTCAATGATATGCTCTCTGAGCACAAGGCCAAGGGAGAGAGCACCTTCTCCGGTGCTGACGCCTTTAAGCTGTATGATACCTATGGCTTCCCCATCGACCTGACCCTGGAGATGGTGGAGGAGCAGGGCATGAAGCTGGATGAGGCTGAGTTCCACAAGCAGATGGACGAGCAGCGCCAGCGCGCCCGGAAGGCCCGTGAGGCTCTGGGTGACCTGGGCTGGGCCGGCGTGGAGTTCGGCAAGGATGTGCCCGAGACCGAGTTTGTGGGCTATGACCACACCGCCATTGATGACGCCAAGGTTGTGGCCCTGGTGGTGGAGAACGAGCAGGCTGAGGAAGTCATGCCCGGCGTCGAGGCCATCGTGGTGCTGGATAAGACCCCCTTCTATGCCGAGATGGGCGGCCAGGTGGCCGACCACGGTGTGATCTCTGCCGATGGTGTCACCTTCCAGGTCACCGACGTGCAGAAGAACAAGGGCGGCAAGTATATGCACACCGGCAAGCTGACCCAGGGCGTGCTGAAGGTGGGCGACACCGTCTCCGCCTCCATTGATGTCAAGCGCCGCAAGGCCGTCATGCGTGCCCACTCCGCTACCCACCTGCTGGACAAGGCTCTGCGCACCGTGCTGGGCGACCACGTCCATCAGGCCGGTTCTCTGGTGGAGGAGGACCGCCTGCGCTTCGACTTCACCCACTTCTCCGCTCTGACTGCTGAGGAGCTGGCCAAGGTGTCTGCCATGGTCAACGAGGCAGTGCTGGAGGGCTACGACATCCACACTGACGTGCTGCCCATCGAAGAGGCCAAGAAGAAGGGCGCCATCGCCCTGTTTGGCGAGAAGTACGGCGATACCGTCCGCGTGGTGGACATGGGCGAGGGCTACTCCGTGGAGTTCTGCGGCGGCACTCACCTGGACAACACTGCAAAGGTGGGCGTGTTCCACATCTCCAGCGAGTTCTCCGTGGCCAGCGGCGTGCGCCGTATTGAGGCTACCACCGGTAAGGCCTCTCTGGAAGTGATGAACCGCAACCAGGAGATGCTCTTCCAGGCTGCTGCTGCCCTGAAGGCCAAGCCCGGCGAGCTGCGTGAGAAGGCGGAGCAGACCATGCTGGAGGTCAAGACTCTGCACCAGATGGTGGAGAAGTTCAAGGCCAAGGAGTCTGCCGGCGAGGCCGACCGCTTCCTGTTCGGTGCCCGTCAGGTGGGCGAGCTGAAGGTGCTGACTGCCACCATCGCCGATGCCGACGCCAACAAGCTGCGCCAGATGGGCGATATGCTCCGGGACAAGGCTCCCAACGTGGTGGCGGTGCTGGCCACCGTCAACGGCGAGAAGATCACCTTCCTGGCCGTGTGCGGCAAGGAAGCCGTAGCTAAGGGCATCAAGGCCGGCGAGATCATCAAGAACGTCACTGACATCTGCGGCGGCAAGGGCGGCGGCAAGCCGGACAGCGCCATGGGTGGCGGCACGAACGTGCTGAAGCTGGACGACGCTCTGGCCTCCATCGACGACTTTGTTGCCGGAAAGCTGAACTGA
- a CDS encoding DUF3887 domain-containing protein, translating to MKKKLWALAAALLACLVVLCACKGNPLPQGMEEDKVLQQGRSVMELLNQGDWQAVYDQLRSDAKETTSPENIESYMNSAVEKAGTFEKEEDSMATGQKLDSGEEYATAVFYCKHSEKDVVYRIAFDTDMVLMGLEIQTK from the coding sequence ATGAAAAAGAAGCTGTGGGCGCTGGCGGCAGCCCTGCTGGCCTGTCTGGTGGTGCTGTGTGCCTGTAAGGGCAACCCCCTGCCTCAGGGCATGGAGGAAGACAAGGTGCTGCAGCAGGGCCGCAGCGTGATGGAGCTGCTTAACCAAGGCGACTGGCAGGCGGTCTATGACCAGCTGCGCTCTGACGCCAAAGAGACCACCAGCCCGGAAAACATCGAGAGCTATATGAACTCCGCCGTGGAAAAGGCGGGTACCTTTGAAAAGGAGGAGGACAGCATGGCCACTGGTCAAAAGCTGGACTCCGGCGAAGAATATGCCACCGCCGTGTTCTACTGCAAACATTCGGAGAAAGACGTCGTCTACCGCATCGCCTTTGACACCGATATGGTGCTCATGGGCCTGGAAATCCAGACAAAGTAA
- a CDS encoding TetR/AcrR family transcriptional regulator produces MDLRVEKTKGSIVNAFLSLRARKPLEKITVKELCQLARINKSTFYTHYSDIFALSHALEGEVVEAILADIPHPERIFDNTEEFTRDLFRSCNARSAMIQTLFSGSREGRLIETLEAGLKELAFQRRPEYRQDPASHIVLSFVIYGGYYAYRKNLGYGLEQVVELVGRLSRQVGDFFPPGGEARP; encoded by the coding sequence ATGGACCTGCGCGTGGAAAAAACCAAGGGGAGCATCGTCAATGCCTTCCTCAGCCTACGGGCAAGGAAACCGCTGGAGAAGATCACGGTCAAGGAGCTGTGCCAGCTGGCCCGAATCAACAAATCCACCTTTTATACCCACTACTCGGATATCTTTGCCCTCTCTCATGCCCTGGAGGGGGAGGTGGTGGAGGCCATTCTGGCCGATATTCCCCACCCGGAGAGGATCTTTGACAATACTGAGGAGTTTACCCGGGATCTGTTCCGCTCCTGCAATGCCCGCTCCGCCATGATCCAGACCCTGTTTTCCGGCAGTCGGGAGGGGCGGCTCATTGAGACCTTGGAGGCGGGGCTGAAAGAACTGGCCTTTCAGCGCCGGCCGGAGTACCGCCAGGATCCAGCCAGCCATATCGTGCTCAGCTTTGTCATCTACGGAGGCTACTACGCCTACCGAAAGAACCTTGGTTACGGTCTGGAGCAAGTGGTGGAGCTGGTGGGCCGCCTGTCCCGGCAGGTGGGGGACTTTTTCCCGCCGGGCGGGGAAGCGCGGCCTTGA
- the glgB gene encoding 1,4-alpha-glucan branching protein GlgB — MDFYGFYTGRSFDAYHYLGAHLTQDGAVFRTFAPSAQKISLIGEFSNWEELPMAKVYDGNFWERIVPQAKPGMKYKYRIYRPDGSWLDHCDPYGFFMELRPHNASILQDLSSYTFRDESWMRRRTDGRCRPVNIYEVHLGSWRTNPDAPNGWFNYEEIAQRLIPYVKEAGFNYIELMPVSEHPSDASWGYQNTGFFSPTSRYGTPHQLMTLVDRCHQADIGVILDFVPVHFAVDDYALWNYDGTPLYEYPSWDVGRSEWGSCNFMHSRGEVRSFLQSAAHYWLEEFHFDGLRMDAVRNLLYWQGDEARGTNQGGIQFLQELNRGLKERHPTAMLIAEDSSTYPGVTRPADQGGLGFDYKWDMGWMHDTLSYFQSDPWERSQKYHQLTFSMQYFYNERYLLPFSHDEVVHGKATILQKMNGDYEKKFPQARALYLYMFLHPGKKLNFMGSEFGQLREWDESREQDWELLRYPIHDGFYHFFQALNRLYLEHPALWAEDYQGDGFVWLDCHQEGRCLYALERRSGSERLAAVFNFSDQCQENYQLKIPHTQGLALLLDSDSAPYGGGTQQSQNHIPVTDGQVSLTLPPFSGRLYQIQ; from the coding sequence ATGGATTTTTATGGATTTTATACCGGCCGCTCCTTTGATGCCTATCATTACCTGGGCGCCCACCTCACCCAAGATGGCGCGGTGTTCCGCACCTTTGCCCCCAGTGCCCAGAAGATCTCTCTCATCGGGGAGTTCAGCAACTGGGAAGAGCTGCCCATGGCCAAGGTATACGACGGAAACTTTTGGGAGCGGATCGTCCCCCAGGCCAAGCCGGGGATGAAATACAAATATCGCATCTACCGTCCCGACGGCAGCTGGCTGGACCACTGTGACCCCTACGGCTTCTTTATGGAGCTGCGTCCCCACAATGCCTCCATTCTCCAGGACCTCTCCTCCTACACCTTCCGGGATGAGAGCTGGATGCGCCGCCGCACCGACGGCCGATGCCGCCCGGTCAACATCTACGAGGTACACCTGGGCTCCTGGCGCACCAACCCGGATGCCCCCAACGGCTGGTTCAACTATGAGGAGATCGCCCAGCGGCTCATCCCCTATGTGAAAGAGGCAGGCTTTAACTACATTGAACTCATGCCCGTCAGCGAGCATCCCAGCGACGCCTCCTGGGGCTATCAGAACACCGGCTTTTTCAGCCCCACCTCCCGCTACGGTACCCCTCATCAGCTCATGACCCTGGTGGACCGGTGCCATCAGGCGGACATTGGAGTCATTCTGGACTTTGTACCCGTTCACTTTGCGGTAGACGACTACGCCCTGTGGAACTACGACGGCACCCCCCTCTACGAGTACCCCAGCTGGGATGTGGGCCGAAGTGAGTGGGGCAGCTGCAACTTCATGCACTCCCGTGGGGAGGTGCGCAGCTTCCTCCAGTCCGCCGCCCACTACTGGCTGGAAGAGTTCCACTTTGACGGTCTGCGCATGGATGCGGTGCGCAACCTGCTCTACTGGCAGGGAGACGAGGCACGGGGCACCAACCAGGGCGGCATCCAGTTCTTGCAGGAACTGAACCGCGGGCTCAAGGAGCGCCACCCCACGGCCATGCTCATTGCCGAGGATTCCTCCACCTACCCCGGGGTAACCCGCCCGGCAGACCAGGGTGGTCTGGGCTTTGACTACAAGTGGGATATGGGCTGGATGCACGACACCCTCTCCTACTTCCAGTCCGACCCGTGGGAGCGCTCCCAGAAATACCACCAGCTCACCTTCTCCATGCAGTACTTCTACAATGAGCGCTATCTTCTCCCCTTCTCCCACGATGAGGTGGTCCACGGCAAGGCCACCATTTTGCAGAAGATGAACGGGGACTATGAGAAGAAGTTCCCCCAGGCCCGGGCGCTGTATCTCTACATGTTCCTCCATCCGGGAAAAAAGCTCAACTTTATGGGCAGCGAGTTCGGCCAGCTGCGGGAGTGGGACGAGAGCCGGGAGCAGGACTGGGAGCTGCTGCGCTATCCCATCCATGACGGGTTCTACCACTTCTTCCAGGCTCTGAACCGCCTGTATCTGGAGCACCCCGCCCTGTGGGCGGAGGACTACCAGGGAGATGGCTTTGTCTGGCTGGACTGCCACCAGGAGGGGCGCTGTCTCTACGCTCTGGAGCGCCGCAGCGGCAGCGAGCGGCTGGCGGCGGTGTTCAATTTCTCCGACCAGTGCCAAGAGAATTACCAGCTGAAGATTCCCCACACCCAGGGGCTCGCCCTGCTGCTGGACAGTGATAGCGCTCCCTACGGCGGCGGCACGCAGCAATCCCAAAACCACATTCCGGTGACGGACGGACAGGTATCTCTTACTCTGCCCCCCTTCTCCGGACGGCTCTATCAGATCCAATAA
- a CDS encoding chromate transporter encodes MILLQLLWSFTKIGFTSFGGLSMIPLISSEMQVHQWMTAEEVSDIVAIAEMTPGPLGLNCATFAGMRTAGLPGAIAANLGVLMPTLTVCALAALFFQRFRNSPVMRRVMVGVRPACVGMVAGVMVSLSRTNYMENSALNLPSVGIGVLALVLLLKFKVSIPKVIGLCALLGLICFGIF; translated from the coding sequence GTGATCCTTCTTCAGCTTCTCTGGAGTTTTACCAAAATTGGCTTTACCAGCTTCGGCGGCCTGTCCATGATCCCCCTTATCTCCAGTGAAATGCAGGTCCACCAGTGGATGACGGCGGAGGAAGTGTCCGACATCGTGGCCATAGCTGAGATGACCCCCGGGCCGCTGGGCCTCAACTGTGCCACCTTTGCCGGAATGCGCACTGCCGGTTTACCTGGCGCCATCGCCGCCAATCTGGGGGTGCTGATGCCCACCTTGACCGTGTGCGCCCTGGCCGCCCTGTTTTTCCAGCGCTTCCGCAATAGTCCTGTGATGCGCCGGGTGATGGTGGGGGTGCGTCCCGCCTGCGTGGGCATGGTGGCGGGGGTGATGGTATCCCTGAGCAGGACCAACTATATGGAAAACAGCGCCCTAAACCTGCCCAGCGTGGGGATTGGTGTGCTGGCGCTGGTGCTGCTGCTGAAATTCAAAGTGAGCATCCCAAAGGTGATCGGTCTGTGCGCCTTGTTGGGCCTGATCTGCTTTGGAATATTTTAA